Proteins found in one Dermacentor silvarum isolate Dsil-2018 chromosome 8, BIME_Dsil_1.4, whole genome shotgun sequence genomic segment:
- the LOC119460761 gene encoding transmembrane protein 242-like: MDQNSEPHETTDDCNNGRGKKYAEAAFLFGVAGAAAIFGFGMTLAQAKKRDPETFAEGLTASQKLHESGSKLALRALGRGTLYSVTGFSLFCFLAWKAIGVSNLQEFKLKVGSVLPRIPKNEPQGRTEFSSLRDFLNYIIEESDKKKRT, from the exons ATGGATCAGAATTCAGAACCTCACGAAACAACTGATGACTGCAATAATGGCAGAGGAAAGAAATATGCAG AAGCTGCGTTTCTGTTTGGGGTCGCTGGAGCTGCGGCAATCTTCGGCTTCGGTATGACGTTGGCGCAGGCAAAGAAACGCGACCCTGAAACTTTTGCCGAG GGCTTGACTGCTTCGCAGAAGCTCCACGAGAGCGGGTCTAAGCTTGCGTTACGAGCCCTTGGAAGAGGAACGCTCTATTCCGTGACAGGGTTCTCTCTATTCTGCTTCCTGGCGTGGAAGGCGATAGGAGTTTCAAAT CTGCAAGAATTCAAACTGAAGGTAGGCTCAGTACTCCCGCGGATACCAAAAAATGAGCCACAAGGACGGACAGAATTTTCTTCATTACGAGACTTTTTAAACTACATCATTGAAGAAAGTGATAAAAAGAAACGAACATAA